The proteins below are encoded in one region of Paralysiella testudinis:
- a CDS encoding DDE-type integrase/transposase/recombinase, which yields MDITEVRCETGKLYLFVAIDRKTKYVYAELHPRMTQKTAVSFLRNLQQDCVFKITHILTDNGAQFTYNLLSQAQRPDKEHPFDELCRHLGIEHRTTKFRHPWTNGQVEITNKMLKEVTVKRFHYEHPDELKRHLMVFLLYYNHQRPLRSLKYKTPWQALEDCYNLEPELFRENPFQKIMGLNN from the coding sequence CATCACCGAGGTGCGTTGTGAAACCGGCAAGCTGTACCTGTTTGTCGCCATCGACCGCAAAACCAAATATGTTTATGCAGAACTTCATCCGCGTATGACGCAGAAAACCGCCGTTTCTTTTCTGCGCAACCTACAACAAGATTGTGTGTTTAAAATCACCCATATCCTAACGGACAACGGTGCGCAGTTTACCTACAACTTGCTGAGCCAAGCACAACGGCCTGATAAGGAGCATCCGTTTGACGAGCTTTGCCGGCATTTGGGCATTGAGCACCGTACCACGAAATTCCGTCATCCATGGACGAACGGGCAGGTGGAGATTACCAACAAGATGCTGAAAGAGGTAACGGTCAAACGCTTCCACTATGAGCATCCTGACGAACTTAAACGGCACTTGATGGTATTTTTGCTGTATTACAACCATCAACGCCCCTTACGGTCGTTGAAGTACAAAACGCCTTGGCAGGCTTTGGAAGATTGCTATAATCTAGAGCCTGAATTGTTTCGTGAAAATCCATTCCAGAAGATTATGGGTCTTAACAATTAA